From a region of the Zingiber officinale cultivar Zhangliang chromosome 4B, Zo_v1.1, whole genome shotgun sequence genome:
- the LOC121975449 gene encoding putative clathrin assembly protein At2g01600 yields the protein MATLQSWRKAVGALKDSTTVGLANLNSDFKDLDVAIVKATNHVECPPKERHLRKILEATSITRPRPDVTYCIHALARRLAKTRNWTVALKTLIVIHRALRDGDPTFREELFNFPQRVRILQLSNFKDDSSPIAWDCSAWVRAYALFLEERLECFKVLKYDVEAERLVRPDPSSEKGHSKTRELENEDLLEQLPALQQLLYRLVGCRSEGAAVSNYVVQYALALVLKESFKIYCAINDGIINLVDKFFEMPRHEAIKALEIYTRAGQQAASLSEFYEVCRGLELARNFQFPNLREPPQSFLATMEEYIREAPRVVSVPREALDFPERLLLTYKVEAIPVTVEEEQPSLETKLATPVTEDASPAASPKAQSSATVDLLGLNVSALEESNALAVAIVPASIAIESVSIQDKGFDPTGWELALVNTPSDNSAAVTESKLGGGFDELTLDSLYDEAVYRQQPAELYAAPPPNPFMVADPFAMSNQSPAVQMAAMAQQQQQPMPMYMQPNPFGQPLYQQQQEAGLGIAPNPFGDDGFGALPGNTPHQQSNPFGDPQLI from the exons ATGGCGACGTTGCAGAGTTGGCGGAAGGCCGTCGGCGCGCTCAAAGACTCCACCACCGTCGGCCTCGCGAACCTCAACAGCGATTTCAAG GATTTGGATGTGGCCATTGTCAAGGCTACCAATCACGTTGAGTGCCCGCCCAAGGAGCGCCATCTGAGGA AGATCTTGGAGGCCACTTCGATCACCCGCCCTCGCCCGGATGTAACCTATTGCATCCACGCCCTTGCACGGAGGCTCGCCAAGACGCGCAATTGGACG GTGGCATTAAAGACGCTTATAGTAATCCATAGGGCTCTCAGGGATGGTGACCCAACATTCCGAGAAGAGCTGTTTAATTTCCCACAAAGGGTCCGAATTCTTCAATTATCAAATTTCAAGGATGATTCAAGTCCTATTG CTTGGGATTGCTCTGCATGGGTGCGTGCTTATGCTCTGTTTTTGGAGGAAAGACTTGAATGTTTCAAGGTCTTGAAGTATGATGTTGAAGCTGAGCGTTTGGTACGACCTGATCCAAGTTCTGAAAAG GGGCATAGTAAAACCAGAGAGCTGGAAAATGAAGATTTATTGGAGCAGTTGCCTGCTTTACAACAGTTATTATATCGCCTTGTTGGATGTCGT TCAGAAGGGGCAGCTGTTAGCAACTATGTTGTTCAATATGCGCTCGCTTTG GTACTGAAAGAGAGCTTCAAAATCTATTGTGCTATAAATGATGGCATCATCAACCTTGTTGACAAG TTCTTTGAGATGCCAAGACATGAAGCAATTAAAGCCCTTGAAATCTACACAAGGGCTGGTCAACAG GCTGCAAGTCTTTCAGAATTTTATGAAGTTTGTCGTGGACTGGAACTCGCTAGAAATTTCCAGTTTCCAAACTTGAGGGAG CCTCCACAATCATTTCTTGCAACTATGGAAGAATATATTAGAGAGGCTCCACGTGTGGTTTCGGTCCCGAGAGAAGCATTG GACTTCCCAGAGAGACTCCTCCTAACGTACAAAGTAGAAGCAATTCCTGTCACAGTTGAGGAAGAACAACCATCTCTCGAAACCAAATTAGCAACACCCGTCACTGAAGATGCATCACCTGCTGCATCCCCCAAGGCACAGAGTTCGGCGACCGTAGATCTTCTT GGACTAAATGTATCTGCACTAGAAGAAAGTAATGCATTAGCCGTGGCAATCGTCCCAGCCA GTATTGCAATCGAATCTGTCAGTATTCAGGATAAAGGATTTGATCCAACAGGATGGGAACTTGCCCTGGTGAATACTCCAAGCGACAATAGTGCTGCTGTCACAGAAAGCAAATTG GGTGGTGGCTTTGATGAGCTCACACTGGACAGCCTATACGACGAAGCAGTGTACAGGCAGCAACCGGCGGAGCTCTATGCAGCACCACCCCCAAATCCATTCATGGTGGCTGATCCATTTGCAATGTCAAACCAATCTCCAGCCGTCCAAATGGCTGCCATGgcccagcagcagcagcagccgaTGCCCATGTACATGCAACCCAATCCCTTCGGGCAGCCTCTCtatcagcagcagcaggaggctGGCTTGGGGATTGCACCAAATCCCTTCGGGGATGATGGTTTCGGAGCCCTCCCAGGAAACACTCCTCACCAACAGAGCAATCCTTTTGGGGACCCCCAGCTGATATAA